In the genome of Dromiciops gliroides isolate mDroGli1 chromosome 1, mDroGli1.pri, whole genome shotgun sequence, the window ataaatgtctttGTTAAGAAGGTTATTCTATAACAGTACCAGGAATTCTCTTGATTTTTCATTAATAATGCTTAATATAATTAGAGTGGTGATAGTTTAGTCTTGAGTGACACCCAGTAGAACACTGGTGGCACCATATGGACAGTGATGCCAGGCAGTATGACAATAAAGACTGAATGGTTGTCTATAAATTAGAAAAGTGATATAGTagtgtggaaagagcattgaatttggagccTAAAAACATTCAGCTGCAGACTTATGGCttgcattagaatgtgagctccttaagaacagacTGTCTTCTTTTCCATCTTCCTCAGTCCTTTGTCAGTTGCCCAGTCTCTTGGGCCCTGCGCTGCCCCCTTGTCTTGCCACCACCGCCACCATGCCCCCCAAAATCGAGGAGATAAAAGACTTCTTGCTCACAGCTAGGCGAAAGGATGCCAGATCTGTCAAGATCGAGAAAAACAAGGATAATGTGAAGTTTAAGGTTCACTGCAGCAGATACCTGTACACCTTGGTCATCacagacaaagagaaaagagagaaacttAAACAGTCCTTGCCTCCTGGTTTGGCTGTGAAGGGATCATTTAATGTTACACCTGTATTaaaatgtgttaaaaaaaaaaaagatttcttgctttttttttctatttgtattgctACAACattcagcacagtgctttgtacataataggtgctttataaatactttttcattcattcattgattcattcattctataACCTCTGGTGAATCTCTTCACCTTATAAGtcattttccttgtctataaaataaggggttgaacTCCTATGACTCCAAAATTTAATTGGCTCCAAATATCCCTTGACTTTAAGcatattactttttatttttatattattccaGGACCAATAAATCATCTAGTTGGAATAACAGTCTTCATGATTGCTCCAGCCTTACTGATTCCCAGTTCCTCTTTGGGTCCCAGTTCTGTCCGGAGAATTCACAATCACTTTCAGCATCTTTGGACTTCAATGCCCACTCCAGACATGCCAAAACTTCACAACAGCCCTCTGAGGATGTGAGTCTGATTTATGTAATTTCTCTGCATTCATTTCACCATTCCTAAGGAAAGGAAGCTATATTTTAAAAGCTGTTTAAATATGTCTTAGGAGGTATACATCTTAAaggataatatttgaaaagagtGACGTTCTTGGTTAATAGATGAGTGGGAAAATAATTTGCTTTTGCAGCTgcttttgttatttaattaataattaataatggaatTGTGCTAAATATGGTTGGGCTTAAACCTTTCTTGGAGAGAGTCAAATATTGCATAACTTTTTCTGAGATCAGTAATGCAATTTTACTTATGAGATTTTGCAGGGGAAAAAGGCTTATTGCAAATGTTTGGTAacaggaatatacattttttgttttggtaataAAATTTTCCAAGAAGCTCCAGGTGATTTGTAGACTTTACTTAATGCCTTCTTCTAGAAGATGCACTTAAAGAAAGTGAATGTTCAGAGGAGACAAATGAGACATAGGACAATCAGAGATTTGCCCATTTATATTATGTGACTCACTCAGTACCTATACCAGGAATAGCTTATAAATCTCTTAAATCTTTAATCATTGTTAATTAGTCTATGTTCCTGCTCCCCTGGCATTCACTGTTGCTCTGATTAAatcgggagagagagagagagagagagagagagagagagagagagagagagagagagagagagagagagagagagagagcgagcatgaGAGTTCATGGTACAACAGAAATATCACTAGACTAGgtttcaggaaacctgggttcagcTCTTTGCTCTACTGCTTCCTGGATCTGagggaagtactttgtaaactttaaagccctagaaatgtgagttatttattataatattttgcaGGTTCACCTTTGCATTTGATGGAGGTCTAGTAACCCATAAACTAAACCCTCCAAAAAGATTTCAGGGCTAAAATTGAGGCCCAATGACCTGAAAAAATCCTCTTCTCAGTGCATTTAAACTTTGAGTTTGGGTtatgaagacagaaaagaaacTTGTCAACTGTATATGTCATTGAGATGTTTTTGACAGAGACCTATTAGTATAATTACTATTTGGGTTGCATCCAATCAGTagcaattaaaattaaattaattaacatGTAAAATGTAACCTTCCACCTTTGCTaacactaccactaccactaagAATTCGCTGTTGTTTACTTAAGTATATGCATTTGAAATTAAGCAATTTTTCTGAAAGATTTTTACATCCTTTAGCACTACAGTAGAAACTTCACAAGGCAGAAAAAGagcttcatttcatttttcaaaaaaacttttattttttcaattaaaaagaatttgtttttattcctcCTACTGTTCCCTTCATCTTCACACCATCCCCTTTCTTTAGCCCCcccatttgaaaaaaagaagaaaagcaaaatcctgtaacaaatatgtatagtcaagcaaaacaaattcatacaTTGACTGTGTCCAaaatatatgtcttattctgcatcttaAGTTGATCAACACTCAAGAGTTgtgtagcatgttttatcatagGTTCTCTAGAACTGTAGTTGGTCACGGTGTTGATTAGAATCCTTTTTAATatccttcaaagttgtttgtctttacatggTTGTTGTACTGAATAATTGTTCTattgattctgcttattttattaTCATTCTGCATTAGATCATAAaggtttatcatttcttatggtccAGTAATATTCtgtcatattcatataccataatttgtttagccattccccagttgatgggcacctccttagtttctatttctttgccattATAAGACAGctagcttctataaatatttttgcatatgagggtccatttcctttttctttaattacTTGAACCATAGCAtaatggtatcactgggtcaaagagtatatacaAATTAGTGCCTTTTAATTTCATAGTTCCAAagttccaaatggctttccagaatgactgggacaattcacagctccacaaacagttcattaattttcatattttcccagagcccctccaatatttgtcatatcccccttttgtcatctttactacTCTAATGGGaatgaggtggaacctcagagttgcttaagttttcatttctctttttgtgtttggaacattttttcatatggttattgaaGGCTTAGATTTCTCTCTTTGAAAACTGtccattgatatttttccaattctggtatggcttttattcttataaatttgaatatgttagaaatgagacttttgaTTATCAGTGATACTTGCTGCAAAAATTTTCCCCAGGAAACTCTTTCCCTTCTAATTGAACATCATTggttttgtgcaaaaactttctaATCATTTACAGTTTTTAGTCTTGTatactttccctccatcctattcttttatactttttccttttctttgttccctGTCCCCACCTTTTTTATGAAAAAGAAGAGGGTTACAAGTGAGaaatgtgcaaagcactaggaATCTATGTTTGATGTAATTCACTTTCCATGCCTAATTAcagattcttattctttcttgccttttaaaatcttttcttgccttttaaaacCTTTGCAATTAAATATCAGTGgttgaaatttgttttgattatgaTAAATCCCTCCCTCttattcctcttctccttctccttggtCCTCTCCTGTTCCTTGTTGAGTTGAATATATTTCTACTCCAATGACTTTGTGCATATTCTATCCTCCTTTGATTCATTCCAGTGAAAATGAAGTTCAAGTGATGCCTGTCCCTTTTGTTACTGTATTCTTCTACTTGTTTACCCTAGGTTATGTGAGATAGTAAGTATAATATTGTGAGATAGTAAGTATATAATATTGTGAGATAGTAATATATGTGAGATAGTAAGTaatatatttctcttcctttctttccctcttctttcttttcttttcttttctttctttctttttttttttttttttggtgacttgcccagggtcacacagctaattaaatgtcaaggtctgaggccagatttgaactcaggtcctcctgaatccagggcccgtgctttatccactgggcaacctagctgcccccttttcttttttttaaactttatcaaaacaacaaaataattccCAGGGCCTCTGTTTCATCTAAGTCCCTCTACGATTCTGGATGACATTAGGGTTCTGAGGAGAAAACTTGTGTCTTCTACTCCTATTACAATGTAAATACTTAATCCTTATATAGGCCTTTCTAATTGCTCaaatatatttacctttttacatTCTCTTGCTTCCTgtgtttgcattttaaattttctaCCTAGCTTTAGTCATTTCATCAGGGATGCTTAGAAGTCCTCAATATCATTAAAGGTCCTTCCCCCCCCAATAGTATCATGCTAAGTTTTAttggataaattattttttggtACTTTTAATATTTGgtattttttgatatttttaggtaagcctatatcttttgccttttggaatatcatattccgagCTCTCCTCTTCTTTGTAGGTGTAGCTTCCAAATCTTGTGTGAACCAGCtgtatttcaatttttctttctggcagctcagtggggttttttttagcttAGAAGCTCTGATTTTGGCTATCATGTTagtaggagttttcattttgggattttttcCACCAGGTGACAATAGATTATTTCCAAATTCaatttgtcctctgattctaatagGAGTGGTAAATTTTCACTTATGATTATTTG includes:
- the LOC122739987 gene encoding 60S ribosomal protein L38-like; its protein translation is MPPKIEEIKDFLLTARRKDARSVKIEKNKDNVKFKVHCSRYLYTLVITDKEKREKLKQSLPPGLAGLNSYDSKI